One Elusimicrobiota bacterium DNA segment encodes these proteins:
- a CDS encoding alpha/beta hydrolase — translation MPGMRQTVLVIALLVAGWVGLRRFETANIYHPARDFTVIPRTFGLSHEEVALRAEDGVALHGWFLPAAGGPLAAQRLVLLYCHGNAGNVSSRVPKADLFHRLGLSVLLFDYRGYGKSAGSPSEQGTYRDAEAAWRWLTQAKRYPPDRLVIYGESLGNGIALETALRHPPKALILESAFTSIVDMGREVFPWLPVRLMVTMRYDNLAKIPRIQCPVLVMHSRQDRVVPFRMGQALFAAAPQPKEFLEMTGGHDEGYLETGAAYPKAVQAFLLRRVAPKK, via the coding sequence ATGCCCGGCATGCGGCAGACGGTCCTCGTCATCGCCCTCCTGGTCGCGGGCTGGGTCGGTCTGCGGCGCTTCGAGACGGCCAACATCTATCATCCCGCGCGGGACTTCACGGTCATCCCCCGGACCTTCGGCCTCTCCCATGAGGAGGTGGCGCTCCGCGCCGAGGATGGGGTCGCGCTGCACGGTTGGTTCCTCCCGGCCGCCGGGGGCCCCCTGGCGGCACAAAGGCTCGTCCTGCTGTACTGCCACGGCAACGCCGGCAACGTGAGCAGCCGGGTCCCCAAGGCGGACCTGTTCCACCGGCTGGGCCTGAGCGTGCTGCTCTTCGACTACCGCGGCTACGGCAAGAGCGCCGGCAGTCCGTCCGAGCAGGGCACCTACCGCGACGCGGAGGCGGCCTGGCGCTGGCTGACGCAGGCCAAGCGCTACCCGCCCGACCGACTCGTCATCTACGGCGAGTCCCTCGGCAACGGGATCGCTCTGGAGACGGCCTTGCGCCATCCGCCCAAGGCCCTCATCCTGGAGAGCGCATTCACCTCCATCGTGGACATGGGCCGCGAGGTGTTCCCCTGGCTGCCCGTGCGCCTCATGGTGACCATGCGCTACGACAACCTGGCCAAGATCCCCCGCATCCAGTGTCCGGTCCTGGTCATGCACAGCCGCCAGGACCGCGTCGTGCCCTTCCGCATGGGCCAAGCCTTGTTCGCGGCGGCGCCGCAGCCCAAGGAGTTCCTGGAGATGACGGGCGGCCACGACGAGGGCTACTTGGAGACCGGGGCGGCCTACCCGAAGGCCGTGCAGGCTTTCCTGCTGCGCCGCGTTGCTCCCAAGAAATAG